One window of Vespa velutina chromosome 2, iVesVel2.1, whole genome shotgun sequence genomic DNA carries:
- the LOC124946821 gene encoding uncharacterized protein LOC124946821, with protein sequence MAGALSENAPRPVSVVGVDGSTVVIVRSNADDQEPRGDNNNNNNRHSNNNNNNNPNNSTSNNGSGSGNGNNVRSFTSTEAQTEVALQNGPEVLEELASESRGARRRERRMRRQHRRALRSCSLPPTYPGAANAAVAVGACPASANAPGVPLVPPARGFLHPPPPHLGLRGLSLGLPFPVPTSVSAFGRDAVPKQCCGLGSPPVRWSILGVGVVGLVCAGAGALLGALRASGRDHIAVALLMIGIGVILVSVSAVAWRVTSRENCGSFFGFTGITGRIPPARPIHPYAAMIYPEFQFRTPPPSYQASMQEYRLRLLLLDRLQPTSSPPPTYRSNASSIVAAAGGTVRESRPPSYCARANATPNANLVPSKKDANLVRIVQTEADPVILSGDQTPPIAAVEVLAHL encoded by the exons ATGGCCGGGGCCCTGTCTGAGAATGCCCCGAGGCCCGTGAGCGTCGTTGGCGTCGACGGTAGTACCGTGGTAATTGTCAGGAGCAACGCGGACGATCAG GAACCACGGGgagacaacaacaataacaacaatcggcacagcaacaacaacaacaacaataatccCAACAACAGTACGAGCAACAACGGGAGCGGCAGTGGCAACGGCAACAACGTTCGGTCGTTCACCTCGACGGAAGCACAAACGGAGGTGGCGCTTCAGAATGGGCCCGAGGTCCTTGAGGAGCTCGCGAGCGAGTCACGTGGTGCGCGTCGCCGCGAGAGGCGAATGCGGAGACAGCATCGCCGGGCCCTGAGGAGTTGCTCGCTCCCACCAACTTATCCGGGTGCCGCAAATGCGGCCGTCGCGGTCGGTGCTTGCCCCGCGTCCGCGAACGCTCCCGGAGTGCCTTTGGTGCCACCTGCGAGAGGTTTTCTTCACCCTCCACCACCTCATCTCGGACTCAGGGGACTCAGTTTGGGCCTACCCTTTCCCGTACCTACCAGCGTCTCGGCATTTGGCAG GGACGCAGTACCGAAGCAATGTTGCGGCTTAGGTTCGCCGCCGGTACGTTGGTCCATACTCGGCGTGGGAGTGGTGGGCCTGGTCTGTGCCGGTGCCGGTGCCCTTTTGGGCGCTCTCAGGGCCTCGGGACGCGATCACATTGCCGTGGCCCTACTCATGATCG GAATAGGAGTGATCCTGGTGAGCGTTAGCGCAGTGGCGTGGCGAGTGACCAGCCGAGAAAATTGCGGCAGCTTCTTCGGTTTCACGGGGATCACCGGTCGGATTCCACCGGCAAGGCCTATACACCCGTACGCTGCCATGATTTATCCGGAATTTCAATTTAGAACGCCACCACCGAGTTACCAG GCGAGCATGCAGGAGTACAGGTTACGGCTGTTGTTGCTAGACCGGCTGCAGCCAACTTCGTCTCCGCCACCCACCTACAGGTCGAATGCCAGTAGCATCGTGGCGGCTGCTGGTGGTACTGTTCGAGAAAGTAGACCACCGAGTTATTGCGCGCGAGCAAACGCTACGCCAAATGCGAATCTGGTGCCCTCGAAGAAGGACGCGAATCTCGTCAGGATCGTTCAAACCGAAGCAGATCCCGTGATCCTTAGTGGCGATCAGACGCCACCGATAGCCGCGGTCGAGGTCCTTGCGCATCTTTAG